Genomic window (Juglans microcarpa x Juglans regia isolate MS1-56 chromosome 2S, Jm3101_v1.0, whole genome shotgun sequence):
gttctttcttctttctttccttccttcctcGTCAATCTGTTTTATGCAAAGAAATGGGCCATGCAGAGATAATACAGCAGTGATTTTGtccccctttttctttctcactttCTGTTTGTTACTCGAAGCAGGTAAAGTACAGGAACAGTGAATAAACTCTGGAATCAGGCTTTCCTCAGCATTGTTGAATCCGAGAAATCTGGACCGTGAGATTGTCACAGTAATTAATGATTTTCCTCCTCTTGACGTCCCTCATCCCTGCTGATCTAATGGTAGTGGTTGGAGTTGTGCCATTGGTTTCTCCATATTCGGAGCTTGAAAACTGCTGCTCTAACACACTGACCGGTGTGATTGAGCTCGATGCCAGATCGAACACTGAGTCGTACCCATCCATCACTATGTCCTGCATTGCATTGTAGCATTGCAACAAGTTTTCCTGCAACAATTTTGTACCATTTTTATAGTGAAAACAAAGGAGAAAAGAGGATCACCACTTTGGTAACTTTATAGAGCATTAGTTTCATCTTGCTGGAATGCTTTCAAAATGCTGACCAAATTTACCACAAtgataagaaaattttgaaaggtTGAGAGTTGgaatatttactttatttacATATGAAGAACAAAATATTGCTTTTCTGAAGAACGGATATTGCAAGGGTAATAATTCATGAGCAGCGTAAAGAAGCGCTGATGCAGCAATAATAGAAGGCTTCAACTCCAAAAGCTTGATATCTGATAACGAAATAAAGATTTGTTAGTTGAATCAGAGGAGGAGCCCGGCCAATCATGCCAATGGCATGttgacttttcttttttgtgaatatttctTTTCTGGGTACGTAccattttgagatttgaatatgatttcAGTAGCTCGAGCTTTGAGAGACTGCCACAATGGTGGGTCTTGAAGTTGGAACAGAGATATGtaataagaaatgaaagaaaagggtGTGATTGAACGCATTCGCCATTTTAGAGCTCCCAAGATGAGGATCTCCATTCTCTCTATTGTTTGTGGGTCAAAAATAAAACCTCCATCACCCTATTCCAAGCAAAAAGCAGAAAGAGTTAGATAAGCTTTTCTGAATATTGAAAGTTTTTCATCAATTATTTGGTTTACATTATGTTGGCACGTAGATTTACCTGAAAATCAACGAGGGAAACCTCTGCTTTCATCATCTTGGCAGCTAGAGAAATGCAGGAGATTGCAAGAAGACTTAGGATCCATGGCTTTGGTTGCTGTTATAACAAGATCATTCTTAGAATATATCAAAGCAATTGAACCCTTAAAACATGCAAGTAATGTGCCATTTATGTTGGAATTCCAGAAAATAACTtgtttgttctaaaaaaaacactagaaaATTATCAATAcgacatgttttttttaagcTTCCAAAAGCTATAAATATTCACTCACAAATATCTACTTTCAAACtgctataattttaaaaagccaaacatataaaaaaaaaatagtacaataatTAATGACAGATGAAAAACTGTTCAAGTCTCCAGAATGTAATCAAGTTTCTTTACCAGCATCCCTTGGCTAGACAAGAACCGATCAAGATAATTAACGGCAAGGTACGATAAGAGCGGATCGAACCTGCAACAGAACTGGGAAAAACAAACATAGATCagtatcataaaaaaaaacaaatgctttTGGTTTTTTGAAGAACAAgatgaagtatatatatatattttccaacaaAAATTCAAACACTTCATTGTACGTTTTCGTCTTCTCTTCCGATAAAAAGGTAAAGATATCCCAACAAATTAACACAAGCAAACGAATGAATACCTTGGAAATTTCAGAAATGATTTCATGTCGAACAGATATATCAAAACCGTTGGTTTGGAGACTCTGAAAGTAGTTTTCTAATGGCATGTGATCACATTCAATAAGGAAGAGAGAAGCGATCGTGTCGGAGTTGGGTTCGTGGAAATTAGTCAACGGGTTTTCAAGATCGAACTCCATGGCCGTGAGTCCTAGTGTGTGTGAGGATCTCAGAACTGGGGTTGAGGATACAAGAAGCAACACATGattgtttaataaaaaaacaaaagggataaataattaaaagctGGGAAAGGTGTGTGTTTTATGGTAAAAGAAGATGCGTGGATACTTGAAATTCACTGCTCTGGTTGCAGCTCTCTATCTTGTAGTGTTTTTCTTCCATTCTTTTTTGGCTCGATATTCGGATGGTTCTGGACTTCGCGGAGAGTGGAAGGTATGTCCGAAGAGGATTGGGTGGAAAGTTAAACGATGAGCTTAGTTTTAACTGCCATTGACTCTTGTCCTCCCACCCAATTCACTTTACAGtactatatatgtaaatatatttttcatgcaaaaaataaatttattaatgaaaagaaaatgtgcatcGGGAGACGTAGAGAGACGTTCGGATTGGAAATATTATTAGGGTCCCTCTACGGGATcgatgatattgtgaatttatcTGTAGTTTTtgtcaaattaaataaattagggTCTGGACTCTGGACAACGACAAGTTTGATATGTCGTCGCAAACTACTTCATACCAAACCGACCCATGCATACAACTAGTGGAAGGGAAACGTCTTTAGATGATCCAGTACTAGCTAGATCTGCCCTTAATCTCATGAGATAATAAATGAATACACCAAATACTAGAATCCAGTTTTTTCATGTCCTTAATTGCCAGGACGAAATGAGCTTGTTTTCATGCCTCTGTATTCAATTACAAGCAGAAGCGgctatcaatatatatataggacaaattaattagcatagattaatgcatgcatggcgCGCACTATTTTATGCATGGAAATTGAAAAGCTGTATTACTCTACATGTCTAGACTGATTTTAATTAAACACGAAATGTAGAACGCGGTGTTTCTTGGGGTTTGATTAACATGGAATTAGTCAATCAGGAATGCCAGCATGCTGGGCTCAgacactattatatatatatatatatatatatatatatatatcaatgggACGTACAAAACTCATTTTCGTAGTTTTTATGTGCATGCTAATATAATAACATCGCCAATTTTCCATATTATAAATTAAGCGGAAGGGAAAATAAGAAGTCAAAAAGGGACATGAATATGGAATacctatacatacatacatacatacataaatacatacatatatatatatagagagagagagagaggggggggagagagagagagattgggatCAAGATGATCCctttaggccccatttggattgagagatgagatgagatgaaattgttttagataagttgaataaaatattgttagaatattattttttaatattattattgttttgagatttgaaaaaattgaattgtttattatattttgtatgaaaatttgaaaaaattgtaataatgagatgaggtGATAACTCATATGATGGAAAAATTGTTTTGCAAACAATTTTGAACATTAAGAAGTGTACGAAAAATCCATAAGGGCAACAATTAATAAATGTTGTAAGGTccaattattcatatatttatctctTCTACTTGAAACTCTCAAATTTAAGCAAGAATTTGATGGAATCTTTTTTGAAGAGTTAACAGATGGCTGTTAGATCGAATGGTTGCTAGCTAATTAAACGGACTTTAGGGAGTCGATCAACAAGTATACTGAGTTTTTGATTCTTTGTACTGTAAAATGGCTAGTGCGAGGGctttatatatgcatgtcttGTTAGTTTCAAGTACTTAAGCTTATTCTAATTGAGaagatatttatttatctcAGGGGAAGActccaaattaaattataggAGAGAAACAAGGTTCAATACAGAAAATTATCaccatatctatatatatatatatatggcactACCTATATAAACATTCGGGACCATTGCTGATATTTAAGCGCAAATTTCCAAGAGGTACGACGTAATTCATGCGTGCTGCATGCAATTGACCTCTGCGCGCATTCAATATTCGATCGAGCAAGTTAGCATAATTGCCGACATGCATACGCGTATTTCATAAGATAACATTATGTATTATAGGTGAGATGTTTGGCGACTAGGATACACTACTTTTAGACTTATTTGGGTGACACATAAAAGGATCGGAAAAATGTGGTTGGAACAAACCTGATCATGAATGACCATTTAGAACCATAAAAATAGAAGCCTAtatctatcatatatatatatatatatatatttgtctgcTTATAACTTTATTATCTCCTAGCTAATGGATGCCAGAGCgaatctcctttttttttttttttttccttgcaatATCTCAATCTCAATCAGTCAAGCTAAAGGTGGTGAATGGGAACAGAAACAATTATAACTCCCAATCTTAAATTAAAtccatgtatatataatactgcatgtcatatatatgtatgatcgTTGTTGAGCGAAATTAAAGGAATCATACTTCTCAAAGGCGCCTACTTTTGTAACTACTAACCACTTCTTTAAAACTTTTTGACTTTTTGCTTTATATGGTGCCTGATGAATATAAGCCCTTTGAGTTTGAGCAACTTCCTCTTTGTAGAAAAGCAATTACAGGTTTTGGGATTAATGCCTTTTACTCTGATCTGCAGATCATCATCAGCATGATCAGAAATGTATTCTGTATTTGAAGATTACAGAAGTAGTACTGTTGAGAAAGAGttacacacatgcatgcatatattatgGGTTAATTTGCAAACAGCTTCTTTATTGAGACACTGATCATCAACACATTTCTGATGTGAAAATTAAAGTAATTATCGTAAAAGGCTTCTGGGAAAGTAGCATGATTCTTTGACTTTCGTTATAAGGAGCCATTAATGGGAAGAAAGACGCCAAGATAAACCTCAATTAAAAGGAATTAGAATATGGGCCGGAAGTAGCTAGATCAAATACATGATGTGGCTAACAGGCCTTGATCACAATGTCATGCGCACAGGGTACTGACTAGCTATATGTGCTTTTGATGATAATTATCAGCTAGCCTTCCATGATGATCGGTACAGGAAGCATCACTAATAATGCAGCGTTTTGGGAGCCCCTCTGCATAGTTTTGCCTCTTATGTAGTTATAATGTTTCGCGCGCGTTGCTAttggataattatatatatatatatatatatatatatgctgccATCCtcgagttttattttatttgttcatcttttttaaaaaaaaacctcattttAGAACCTTATATATTCACTATTTCTCTCATGAGCTTTTCTACTTATGATCATCCGACAcaccatacttatttttatttatttttaatttttttgttttattcctcttaaattaattgagttcttcttataaaaatacatgattAGAAAGGCTCAAATATACACGTATAAGATCTAGACCATGTGAGTACTCGGCATCTCTCTCACTCTGCGGTATGAGTCTTTTCTCTTGTCGACTATGTATACAAGGCTTTCTTGCCCATCCACTAGGGctgtttagtttgttttttctCATTCATGGATGAAAACATCTCGGAACGTAAGGTGGAAGTCTTTATCGTTGTCGAAAATAGAACAGAATGAGATTATTATCCAAGATAGTTTGTGATTGGATACAAAGTTTCAGGCTGAGCACtgctttttcaaacttttatcaaATAAACCCTTCAATCGGGAAGCTTTCAAAACCATGATGAAGAATATATAATGGAAACCATCTAAGAGTTTTCATATCTACGACATGTGTGAAAATATCTTCTTTGTGGAATTTTTTGCTAAAGGTGATAAAGAAAGGGTGATGCTTAATGGTCCTTGGACGCTTGATAAAAGTTTGGTGGTGATGGCAGAAGATGATGGTTGTCTTGAGCTTTCCCGGGCGCCAATATCTTTTGCGTCTTTCTGAGTTCGTATGTATTACCTTCCTTTAAATGGTATGAATTCTCTCTAGCCATTAGAAGGATCGCTGAAACTTTAGGGACAATTGAGGATATTCATCTTACAGAAGATAAACCAGGGTGCGGTGAGTATGTACGTGTACGTATTTCTCTGGATATAATTCAATGATTACCTAGAGGGAAACGTGTAGAGGTGGGTGCTTCGAATGTAGTGTGGGTAAATTTCAAATACGAGACTCTCTACCTTTTGCTCTTGCTATGGGCGTTTGGGTCATGGGGATATGGATTGTATATTGTGGCTGAAAAATAGGGAACAATTTGAGAAGAATGGCTTCCCATGGATGCAAATTGACGGGAATTTTTTGGAGAATCGCTTACGAGTCCACAATACATCAGTCAAAAAAGTGGACGATGCGACAATTCGTTTGTTGTGAAAACACAACGATGACAAAGAAGTAAAAGCAAATATAAGCAAATCAATCACATGTAACAAAAATAACGGGTCTATAGAATTGCAGAGGATTTTATTATGCTGAggaatcaaaaaataaattttagtgcGAAATCTCACTGTTTAGAACACTCAGGACTTACTAAACTGTTCATAAAGTACATATACCGTGACATGACGAAATCACTAACTTTCACTTTTCTGTATTATTCACTCGAGCGAGATTTTTGTCTGATGCTCGCTTGAGCAACCTATTGAGAGCGACTCGAGCGAACTGATCTTTGTCTGAGTTTCGATCAAGCCACTGGCCGTGCGAATGTCGAGCAAATTTTCTACTTGGTGCTTTTTCTGCCCGGCACTTTTTCCCTAGGGGCATTGCCCCCGCGGACCCCCACAAGGCTTTGTCGTGTTCCCTTCAGCTTGGGCCTATTAGTCCAAGCATGTGCTCCATGGCCCAAGCCTCCTTAACAATCTACCAAAAAACCATAACGCATCCTTGTTGAATCGGGTCATCAAATCGAGCCGACAGACCAACAAAGCTAGGCTCCACAAACCCAACATCCTTTAGGTGATTTGAATTACATATTCGGCGAGTTGCCAACAGCTAAGAATGTAGCCATTTTTGGAGCAATTTTGAAGGGAAAGGCAAGTTACAGACACTAGACAATTGGGACAGATGATTGAATTCAAAGAAATAACGGCTACGGAAACGCCTTATCTCTACCAACCATAAATTGACCTAAAGTTAATGACTTTGTGCTAGGCCAAGATCCTATCATGATAGAGGCCATGACTGAATTGGTGATTTTCACTTACTGGGTAATAGTGTTGAGACTTTATCTAAGAGTTTTGTTTCTAAAGTAGGGGCTTGGCATCATAAGTCTGAAGGAGCACATCATAAAGGGAAGAAGGCCAATTCGACGTTGGTGCTAGCTAAAAGGTCTCCTACGGAGCAATCTACTAAGGAAATTCTTGCCCACTCCCATTTGAAGAAACATAAGTTTATTGATGATGGTTCCATGGTGGAGATTCCCATTTTATGAGCAGAGGCTAAAAATTAGCCCCACCGACAGCCTTGAGAATCATGAGTTGGAACTCTCGAGCGCTTTAGAACCCTCGGAGAGTTCGTGCACTTCGTGATCTGGTCTAAAGGGAAGATCTTGATGTCGTTATTGTGATGGAAATGAAGATTAGTACTCAATGTAATGAAGGGCTGAAATATAAATTGGGTTTTTCTAGTTATCTAGTAGTGGCTAGTGAGGGACAAAGCGGTGGAATCTGTTTATTTTGGCAAACAAAAGTAAACTTCGTGTTGTCATCTTATTTGAAACATCATTTTGATGTAAGAGTTCTTGATGTCAAGCTACGATTTATGGTCACCCCGAGATTGGTCATAGAAAAGAAATCTGGCGACTTATGCAACATTTAAAGAATGTTCAAGATGGGCCTTGGTTATgttttgtagattttaatgagattatCTCTAGCTCCAAGAAAGTGGGAGGTAGAGAATGACCAGGTTAGCAGATGCAAGATTTCATGTACTCTCTTGACTACTATATATTCAAAGGGTTCGATATTGATGGTTCTTTAGTTACATGGAATAATTTGAGAGCAAGTATTGCTAAAATAAAGGAGAGGCTGGATCGATTGTGGAAATTTTGGATTGGTTGGAGTTGTATCATTCATGTACAGTTAGGAATCTAGTTACTTCTATTTCTGATCATAGTGATCTGATGTTGGTCACCAAACGGGTGgattgtaatattaattttcaagaaaactGTTTCGATGTGGGTAAGGGTATCAGGATTTGAAGATGCAATTGGAAGCCTAACGGTTAAAGACTGTGGAAGCAAGCTAACCCAATGTAGTAGATCTCGGTTTCTAAATATGAAACAAGAATTGGCTACTAATTGAAGGGTTTTGCTTTATTTCAAGAGGGTTAGTTAACACTTCATCCTCCAACAGCTATTAGAGCAGTTAAGGAAGATATCAATCTACCCGTGGAACAAGAAGAGTTGATGTGGAAACAAAGATCAAGACTATCTTTATTAAGTACAGGTgatcaaaacacaaaattctttcattATAAGGTGTCACAGAGATATCATCAAAATTTTGTTAGAAGTATTCCAGATAATGGGGGAACTTTAAGAGAATGGAAGGATATAGTAGTCATTAGAGAatacttttctaattttttttcttcaaccaaTCCAAGTAACATGAATTCTGTTCTTATCTCCATCAAGCCAAAAGTTACTGCTTCAAT
Coding sequences:
- the LOC121251604 gene encoding putative cyclin-D6-1 — its product is MEFDLENPLTNFHEPNSDTIASLFLIECDHMPLENYFQSLQTNGFDISVRHEIISEISKFCCRFDPLLSYLAVNYLDRFLSSQGMLQPKPWILSLLAISCISLAAKMMKAEVSLVDFQGDGGFIFDPQTIERMEILILGALKWRMRSITPFSFISYYISLFQLQDPPLWQSLKARATEIIFKSQNDIKLLELKPSIIAASALLYAAHELLPLQYPFFRKAIFCSSYVNKENLLQCYNAMQDIVMDGYDSVFDLASSSITPVSVLEQQFSSSEYGETNGTTPTTTIRSAGMRDVKRRKIINYCDNLTVQISRIQQC